The sequence AGTAACCGCGAGATACGGACAGACAGGAGGCGATGCCGATGGAAAAGCTGTTGACGCCGGCCGAGGTGGCCGAGCGGCTGCGCGTGAGCGCGACCACGCTTTCGATTTGGCGCTGCACCGGCCGCCAGAAACTGCCCTACGTCAAGCGCGGCAGGAGCGTTTTGTACCGGGAAAGCGACGTGGCCGCGTT is a genomic window of Candidatus Tanganyikabacteria bacterium containing:
- a CDS encoding helix-turn-helix domain-containing protein, with product MPMEKLLTPAEVAERLRVSATTLSIWRCTGRQKLPYVKRGRSVLYRESDVAA